One Kitasatospora sp. NBC_01287 DNA window includes the following coding sequences:
- a CDS encoding ATP-binding cassette domain-containing protein, with translation MRNPVIAVSGLRKAYGERTVLDGVDFEVAEGSVFSMLGPNGAGKTTTVNVLTTLLTADAGTVRVAGHDVVRATKEVRKVIGVTGQFAAVDELLTGRENLRLMADLRRVRSGDQVVARLLGRFDLAESAQKMVATYSGGMRRKLDLAMTLVGAPRIIFLDEPTTGLDPRSRRTMWEIVRELVAEGTTIFLTTQYLEEADQLADRVAVLDQGRIVAQGTPEELKRQIPGTHVRLRFAAPHELDAAARVLPDATRDDQDLVLRVPSDGGSRSLRALLDRLDEHLISAAEFSVHTPDLDDVFFALTGHTSTQENAR, from the coding sequence ATGAGGAATCCAGTGATCGCGGTCTCGGGACTGCGGAAGGCATACGGGGAGCGGACCGTACTCGACGGCGTCGACTTCGAGGTCGCCGAAGGATCGGTCTTCTCCATGCTCGGCCCGAACGGGGCCGGCAAGACGACGACGGTGAACGTCCTGACCACGCTGCTGACGGCCGACGCCGGCACGGTGCGCGTGGCCGGGCACGACGTGGTGCGGGCCACCAAGGAGGTGCGCAAGGTCATCGGCGTGACCGGCCAGTTCGCCGCGGTGGACGAGCTGCTGACCGGCAGGGAGAACCTGCGGCTGATGGCGGACCTGAGGCGGGTGCGCTCCGGTGACCAGGTGGTCGCGCGGCTGCTGGGGCGGTTCGACCTGGCGGAGTCGGCGCAGAAGATGGTGGCGACCTACTCCGGCGGCATGCGGCGGAAGTTGGACCTGGCGATGACGCTGGTCGGGGCCCCGCGGATCATCTTCCTGGACGAGCCGACGACGGGTCTGGACCCGCGCAGCAGGCGCACCATGTGGGAGATCGTCCGCGAGCTGGTGGCCGAGGGCACCACCATCTTCCTCACCACCCAGTACCTGGAGGAGGCCGACCAGCTGGCCGACCGGGTCGCGGTGCTCGACCAGGGCCGCATCGTCGCCCAGGGCACCCCCGAGGAGCTCAAGCGCCAGATCCCCGGCACCCACGTCCGGCTCCGGTTCGCCGCCCCGCACGAACTCGACGCGGCGGCCCGGGTGCTGCCCGACGCCACCCGGGACGACCAGGACCTGGTGCTGCGGGTGCCCAGCGACGGCGGCTCCAGGTCGCTGCGGGCCCTGCTGGACCGGCTCGACGAACACCTGATCAGCGCGGCGGAGTTCTCGGTGCACACCCCGGACCTCGACGACGTCTTCTTCGCCCTGACCGGTCACACCAGCACACAGGAGAACGCACGATGA